The Kitasatospora sp. NBC_00374 genome has a segment encoding these proteins:
- a CDS encoding DUF2252 domain-containing protein has translation MPEHQNAADREAGRAETILTVFDTAFGDLLAQDPAAFRVKFRKMAASAFAFYRGTAGLYYADLTSGPFEGHGARFLDERTSRVWIHGDLHAENFGTYLNAEGRLVFNVNDFDEAYVGAFTWDVQRLAASLALIGYAKALSDATITELVRAFATAYRSQISALVHGSGEGDAYTLDTATGPILDTLRRARLQTRVELLDHETVIEDYDRRFRKGNGAIELAPDLRAEVLAAFEAYLGTLPPASRTRPDALRVKDVVGRRGIGIGSAGLPSYNLLLEGHTDALENDVIIYMKQGQTPAVSRHVTDPEIRGYFRHEGHRTVISQRALQAHSDPWLGHTTLHGRGQLVAEVSPYAADLDWTDLNEPAELLAVIEYLGRATATMHAAADESSSGHSLVPFSTEHAIDAAISRDESGFVDMLVEFAHAYGDRARSDHQIFVDLFRNGRIPGL, from the coding sequence ATGCCCGAGCACCAGAACGCCGCCGACCGCGAGGCCGGCCGCGCCGAGACCATCCTGACGGTCTTCGACACCGCATTCGGAGACCTGCTCGCCCAGGACCCGGCCGCCTTCCGGGTGAAGTTCCGCAAGATGGCGGCCTCCGCCTTCGCCTTCTACCGGGGTACCGCCGGGCTGTACTACGCGGACCTCACCAGCGGCCCGTTCGAGGGCCACGGCGCCCGCTTCCTGGACGAGCGGACCAGCCGGGTGTGGATCCACGGCGACCTGCACGCGGAGAACTTCGGCACCTACCTGAACGCCGAGGGACGGCTGGTCTTCAACGTCAACGACTTCGACGAGGCCTACGTCGGCGCGTTCACCTGGGACGTCCAGCGGCTCGCCGCCAGCCTGGCCCTGATCGGCTACGCGAAGGCGCTGTCCGACGCCACCATCACCGAGCTGGTCCGGGCCTTCGCGACCGCCTACCGCAGCCAGATCTCCGCCCTGGTGCACGGGTCGGGCGAGGGCGACGCCTACACCCTGGACACCGCCACCGGGCCGATCCTGGACACCCTGCGGCGGGCCCGGCTGCAGACCCGGGTCGAACTGCTCGACCACGAGACCGTGATCGAGGACTACGACCGCCGGTTCCGCAAGGGCAACGGCGCGATCGAGCTGGCGCCCGACCTCCGGGCCGAGGTGCTGGCCGCCTTCGAGGCGTACCTGGGCACCCTGCCGCCGGCCTCCCGCACCCGGCCGGACGCGCTGCGGGTCAAGGACGTGGTCGGCCGCCGGGGCATCGGGATCGGCAGCGCCGGGCTGCCCTCGTACAACCTGCTGCTGGAGGGGCACACCGACGCCCTCGAGAACGACGTGATCATCTACATGAAGCAGGGCCAGACCCCCGCGGTCTCCCGGCACGTCACGGACCCGGAGATCCGCGGCTACTTCCGGCACGAGGGCCACCGCACGGTGATCTCCCAGCGGGCCCTGCAGGCCCACAGCGACCCCTGGCTCGGCCACACCACCCTGCACGGCCGGGGCCAGCTGGTCGCCGAGGTCTCCCCGTACGCGGCCGACCTGGACTGGACCGACCTCAACGAGCCGGCCGAGCTGCTCGCCGTGATCGAGTACCTGGGGCGGGCCACGGCCACCATGCACGCCGCCGCCGACGAGTCCTCCAGCGGGCACAGCCTGGTGCCGTTCTCCACCGAGCACGCCATCGACGCCGCCATCAGCCGGGACGAGAGTGGCTTTGTCGACATGCTGGTGGAGTTCGCCCACGCCTACGGCGACCGCGCCCGCAGCGACCACCAGATCTTCGTCGACCTCTTCCGCAACGGGCGGATCCCCGGCCTCTGA
- a CDS encoding DUF3052 domain-containing protein — protein sequence MAAGHSGTPLARKLGIAAEAVLLLAGAPAGFAVPELPAGVRVRRAPDPAEPFDVALWFPADRAELAARLAEFRAAMRPAAGLWVAWPKKASRVPTDLTEDVLRAVALPTGLVDNKVCAVDTTYSGLRLVIRRELRG from the coding sequence GTGGCGGCCGGCCACTCGGGCACCCCGCTGGCCCGGAAGCTGGGCATCGCCGCCGAGGCCGTCCTGCTGCTGGCGGGCGCGCCGGCGGGGTTCGCGGTGCCCGAGCTGCCGGCCGGGGTGCGGGTCCGGCGGGCGCCGGACCCGGCCGAGCCGTTCGACGTCGCGCTGTGGTTCCCCGCCGACCGGGCGGAGCTGGCGGCGCGGCTGGCGGAGTTCCGGGCGGCGATGCGGCCGGCCGCCGGGCTGTGGGTGGCCTGGCCGAAGAAGGCGTCCCGGGTCCCGACCGACCTGACCGAGGACGTGCTGCGCGCGGTGGCCCTGCCGACCGGCCTGGTGGACAACAAGGTGTGCGCCGTCGACACGACGTACTCGGGGCTGCGGCTGGTGATCCGCCGGGAGCTGCGCGGCTGA
- a CDS encoding dienelactone hydrolase family protein, whose product MAQILLLHSVYGLRPAVHAAAERLRAAGHTVDTPDLFEGKTFEDVEAGMAYKEEVGGDELLRRAVAAAAPLIGAGGPGLVYAGFSLGGSLAQNLALADERARGLLLLHGTSDLREDAATEIPVQLHVAEPDPFETEDWLNAWYLQMTRAGADVEIHRYRGAGHLYTDPELADYDAEAAERTWRVAEGFLAELDG is encoded by the coding sequence GTGGCCCAGATCCTCCTGCTGCACTCCGTCTACGGGCTGCGCCCCGCCGTGCACGCCGCCGCCGAGCGGCTGCGGGCGGCCGGGCACACGGTCGACACGCCGGACCTGTTCGAGGGCAAGACCTTCGAGGACGTCGAGGCGGGCATGGCGTACAAGGAGGAGGTCGGCGGTGACGAGCTGCTGCGCCGGGCCGTGGCGGCCGCCGCGCCGCTGATCGGCGCGGGTGGGCCGGGCCTGGTGTACGCGGGCTTCTCGCTCGGCGGGTCGCTGGCGCAGAACCTGGCGCTGGCGGACGAGCGGGCACGCGGGCTGCTGCTCCTGCACGGCACCTCCGACCTGCGGGAGGACGCGGCGACGGAGATCCCGGTGCAGTTGCACGTGGCGGAGCCGGACCCGTTCGAGACCGAGGACTGGCTGAACGCCTGGTACCTGCAGATGACCCGGGCCGGGGCGGACGTCGAGATCCACCGCTACCGGGGCGCCGGGCACCTCTACACCGACCCCGAGCTGGCGGACTACGACGCCGAGGCCGCCGAGCGGACCTGGCGCGTGGCGGAGGGCTTCCTCGCCGAGCTGGACGGCTGA
- a CDS encoding collagenase: MRSFRTTAHSARLLTTAVAACLAFGLFSPQSQAATPTAGRSPAPASPSAGAPRPASGTLLTEDQHLGSTVPLSQRAPRTAADSAARTDYAKPKAQAQAAPQALAAASCNVSDFASKTGSALVQQVKSVPVDCVNTLFGLLGADANAVFREAQMVSVANALRDVSAAYPGDNTTSAGQLVLFLRAGYYVQWYHPADVGAYGTPLKTATRAALDAFYASAHSGDVTEANGATLSEAVILIDSAGENARYLSVVKRLLNGYNSTYNSSWSMVNAVNNTYTVLWRGHQNADYQAAVQADPSITDTLVNFAVTNFALLGTDRGYLAANSGLELGRFLNYPSLLTKVRPQVKSLLDRSSITGASSALWVNLAVATDTYDQANCSYYGTCNLGPRLRAAILTINYTCSPSIRIVAQQVGAADLAATCTSLVNQDAYFHSVLKDNGPVANDGNTTIEVVVFHSSSDYQTYAGPIFGISTNNGGMYLEGDPAAAGNQPRFIAYEAEWVRPGFQVWNLNHEYTHYLDGRYDMYGDFDAGSATPTVWWSEGLAEYVSYSYRGVRYDDAITQAGRHTYTLSTLFDTTYDNADQARIYNWGYLAVRYMVERHWADMSAVLAKYRSGDWAGARTYLTSTIGTRYNADFDTWLTACNTGACNPGTQTNKPPVAAFTALVSDLSVTFTDTSTDPDGTIAARSWNFGDGTTSTAANPSKTYTAAGSYTVTLTVTDDKGATATRSQAFAVAGLPLCSAPDVRQYDKNCRRTGVTATTGNYSYMFAYLPAGVKQLRLTSSGGTGNADLYYNGTNWATTGSYVSKSTAVGNAESLTVATPPSGWVYFSLYAAQTFGGVTMKVEY, encoded by the coding sequence GTGAGATCCTTCCGGACAACCGCGCACTCGGCGCGCCTGCTCACCACGGCCGTCGCCGCCTGCCTCGCCTTCGGCCTGTTCTCTCCCCAGAGCCAGGCCGCCACCCCGACCGCCGGCCGTTCCCCCGCGCCGGCCTCACCCTCCGCGGGCGCACCCCGGCCCGCCAGCGGCACCCTCCTGACGGAGGACCAGCACCTCGGAAGCACCGTGCCGCTCTCGCAGCGGGCCCCGCGCACCGCCGCCGACTCCGCGGCCCGCACCGACTACGCCAAGCCCAAGGCCCAGGCCCAGGCCGCGCCGCAGGCGCTCGCCGCGGCGAGCTGCAACGTCTCCGACTTCGCGTCCAAGACCGGCAGCGCCCTGGTCCAGCAGGTCAAGTCGGTGCCGGTCGACTGCGTCAACACCCTCTTCGGCCTGCTCGGCGCCGACGCCAACGCGGTCTTCCGCGAGGCGCAGATGGTCAGCGTCGCCAACGCGCTGCGCGACGTGTCCGCGGCCTACCCCGGCGACAACACCACGTCGGCCGGGCAGTTGGTGCTCTTCCTGCGGGCCGGGTACTACGTGCAGTGGTACCACCCCGCGGACGTCGGCGCCTACGGCACCCCGCTGAAGACCGCCACCCGGGCCGCCCTCGACGCCTTCTACGCCTCCGCGCACTCCGGCGACGTCACCGAGGCGAACGGCGCGACCCTCTCCGAGGCCGTCATCCTGATCGACAGCGCGGGCGAGAACGCCCGGTACCTGTCCGTCGTCAAGCGCCTGCTGAACGGCTACAACAGCACCTACAACAGCAGCTGGTCGATGGTGAACGCGGTCAACAACACCTACACGGTGCTGTGGCGCGGCCACCAGAACGCCGACTACCAGGCCGCCGTCCAGGCGGACCCGAGCATCACCGACACCCTGGTGAACTTCGCCGTCACCAACTTCGCGCTGCTCGGCACCGACCGCGGCTACCTGGCGGCCAACTCCGGCCTGGAGCTCGGCCGCTTCCTGAACTACCCGTCCCTGCTCACCAAGGTCCGCCCGCAGGTCAAGAGCCTGCTCGACCGCAGCTCGATCACCGGGGCCAGCTCCGCGCTCTGGGTCAACCTCGCGGTCGCGACCGACACCTACGACCAGGCCAACTGCTCGTACTACGGCACCTGCAACCTGGGTCCCCGGCTCCGGGCCGCCATCCTGACGATCAACTACACCTGCAGCCCCAGCATCAGGATCGTCGCCCAGCAGGTCGGCGCGGCCGACCTCGCCGCCACCTGCACCAGCCTGGTCAACCAGGACGCCTACTTCCACAGCGTCCTCAAGGACAACGGGCCGGTCGCGAACGACGGCAACACCACCATCGAGGTCGTGGTCTTCCACTCCAGCAGTGACTACCAGACCTACGCCGGGCCGATCTTCGGCATCTCCACCAACAACGGCGGCATGTACCTGGAGGGCGACCCGGCCGCGGCCGGGAACCAGCCCCGCTTCATCGCCTACGAGGCCGAGTGGGTCCGCCCGGGCTTCCAGGTCTGGAACCTCAACCACGAGTACACCCACTACCTCGACGGCCGCTACGACATGTACGGCGACTTCGACGCCGGCTCGGCCACGCCGACCGTCTGGTGGAGCGAGGGCCTCGCGGAGTACGTCTCCTACTCCTACCGGGGCGTGCGCTACGACGACGCGATCACCCAGGCCGGCCGGCACACCTACACCCTGAGCACGCTCTTCGACACCACCTACGACAACGCCGACCAGGCCCGCATCTACAACTGGGGCTACCTGGCGGTCCGTTACATGGTCGAACGGCACTGGGCCGACATGAGCGCCGTCCTCGCCAAGTACCGCAGCGGTGACTGGGCCGGCGCCCGTACCTACCTCACCAGCACCATCGGCACCCGCTACAACGCGGACTTCGACACCTGGCTGACCGCCTGCAACACCGGCGCCTGCAACCCCGGCACGCAGACCAACAAGCCGCCGGTGGCGGCGTTCACGGCCCTGGTCAGCGACCTGTCCGTCACCTTCACCGACACCTCCACCGACCCCGACGGCACCATCGCAGCCCGCTCCTGGAACTTCGGCGACGGCACCACCTCCACCGCGGCCAACCCCAGCAAGACCTACACCGCGGCCGGCAGCTACACCGTCACCCTGACCGTGACCGACGACAAGGGCGCCACCGCCACCCGCAGCCAGGCCTTCGCGGTGGCCGGACTGCCGCTGTGCAGCGCGCCGGACGTACGGCAGTACGACAAGAACTGCCGCCGCACCGGCGTCACGGCCACGACGGGCAACTACAGCTACATGTTCGCCTACCTCCCCGCCGGGGTGAAGCAGCTCCGGCTCACCAGCAGCGGCGGCACCGGCAACGCGGACCTGTACTACAACGGCACCAACTGGGCCACCACCGGCTCGTACGTCAGCAAGTCCACCGCCGTCGGCAACGCCGAGTCCCTGACCGTCGCCACGCCGCCCTCCGGCTGGGTGTACTTCAGCCTCTACGCCGCGCAGACCTTCGGCGGCGTCACCATGAAGGTCGAGTACTGA
- a CDS encoding alkaline phosphatase yields the protein MRGDWTADYRLVAFGDVTEPTDALSVSRPRRRRVLKAAVLTAGAVAVPLGLGGATATATAAPAPQFLHGLASGDPLPDGILLWTRVTPTPDAVPGSGRGPDVEVGWQLSTDRSFTAVVASGTVTATATTDHTVKADVRGLRPDTDYWYRFTADGVTSPAARTRTTPAADAALSRLRLGVASCANWEAGYFSAYRHLAARGDLDAFLFLGDYIYEYKSGEFCARGSVVRPHEPAHEITTLADYRTRHGRYKTDPDLQALHAAVPTIAIWDDHEFANDAWSGGAENHTPGTEGVWADRVAAAKQAYFEWMPVRPSVAGTTYRRLRYGKLADLHLLDLRSFRSEQVKVGNGDVDSADRTLTGRQQLDWLKSGLSASDTTWRLIGNEVMISPVAFLSLPGFLLRPLAKLLGLPGEGIAVNTDQWDGYTHDRRELLGHLKQNGITNTVFLTGDIHSAWAADVPYEAATYPASGSVATEFVVTSVTSDNIDDILKVLPQTVSLVGVAALEAANRHIKWIDLDSHGYGVLDITPQAAQMDFYVLSDRTRKDATSKWTRSYRTRSGTQQIERVYSPVK from the coding sequence ATGCGCGGGGACTGGACAGCTGATTACCGGCTAGTAGCCTTTGGCGACGTGACTGAGCCCACCGATGCCCTCTCCGTTTCCCGGCCGCGCCGCCGCCGGGTCCTCAAGGCCGCCGTGCTGACCGCCGGCGCCGTCGCCGTTCCGCTGGGCCTGGGCGGGGCCACCGCCACCGCCACCGCCGCGCCCGCGCCGCAGTTCCTGCACGGCCTCGCCTCCGGTGACCCGCTGCCGGACGGCATACTCCTGTGGACCCGGGTCACCCCGACCCCGGACGCCGTCCCCGGCTCCGGCAGAGGCCCCGACGTCGAGGTCGGCTGGCAGCTGTCGACCGACAGGTCCTTCACCGCCGTCGTGGCGAGCGGCACCGTGACCGCCACCGCCACCACCGACCACACGGTCAAGGCCGACGTCCGCGGACTGCGGCCCGACACCGACTACTGGTACCGCTTCACCGCCGACGGCGTCACCTCGCCGGCCGCCCGCACCCGCACCACCCCGGCCGCCGACGCCGCCCTCTCCCGCCTGCGGCTCGGGGTCGCCTCCTGCGCCAACTGGGAGGCCGGCTACTTCTCCGCCTACCGCCACCTGGCGGCCCGCGGCGACCTGGACGCCTTCCTGTTCCTCGGTGACTACATCTACGAGTACAAGTCCGGCGAGTTCTGCGCCCGCGGCAGCGTGGTGCGTCCGCACGAGCCCGCCCACGAGATCACCACGCTCGCCGACTACCGGACCCGGCACGGCCGTTACAAGACCGACCCGGACCTCCAGGCCCTGCACGCCGCCGTCCCGACCATCGCGATCTGGGACGACCACGAGTTCGCCAACGACGCCTGGTCCGGCGGCGCGGAGAACCACACCCCCGGCACCGAGGGAGTCTGGGCGGACCGCGTCGCCGCGGCCAAGCAGGCCTACTTCGAGTGGATGCCGGTCCGCCCGTCCGTCGCCGGCACCACCTACCGGCGGCTGCGCTACGGCAAGCTCGCCGACCTCCACCTGCTCGACCTGCGCTCGTTCCGCTCCGAGCAGGTCAAGGTGGGCAACGGCGATGTCGACTCCGCCGACCGTACCCTGACCGGCCGCCAGCAGCTCGACTGGCTGAAGTCCGGTCTCTCCGCCTCCGACACCACCTGGCGCCTGATCGGCAACGAGGTGATGATCTCCCCGGTCGCCTTCCTGTCGCTGCCCGGCTTCCTGCTCCGTCCGCTGGCCAAGCTGCTCGGCCTGCCCGGCGAGGGCATCGCGGTCAACACCGACCAGTGGGACGGCTACACCCACGACCGCCGCGAACTGCTCGGCCACCTCAAGCAGAACGGCATCACCAACACCGTCTTCCTGACCGGCGACATCCACTCCGCCTGGGCCGCCGACGTCCCGTACGAGGCCGCCACCTACCCGGCCTCGGGCAGCGTCGCGACCGAGTTCGTGGTCACCTCGGTCACCTCGGACAACATCGACGACATCCTCAAGGTCCTCCCGCAGACCGTCTCCCTGGTCGGCGTCGCCGCCCTGGAGGCCGCGAACCGGCACATCAAGTGGATCGACCTGGACTCGCACGGCTACGGCGTCCTGGACATCACCCCGCAGGCCGCGCAGATGGACTTCTACGTCCTGTCCGACCGGACGAGGAAGGACGCCACCTCCAAGTGGACCCGCTCGTACCGGACCCGCTCCGGCACGCAGCAGATCGAGCGGGTGTACTCCCCCGTCAAGTGA
- a CDS encoding N-acetyltransferase family protein — protein MNATDLPRVRPAVPADLPAVAVLAAEHAAYERAAPPADALAQLLVGELFERAEPRLSCLVAELPGGALAGYATCTEEFSTWQGRPYLHLDCLYLRDEHRGLGLGARLIDAVLAEARARQLDEVQWNTPAWNEGAIRFYDRLGATRKEKQRYSLAVEPA, from the coding sequence ATGAACGCGACCGACCTGCCGCGGGTGCGCCCGGCGGTACCGGCCGACCTTCCCGCGGTGGCCGTACTCGCGGCCGAGCACGCGGCGTACGAGCGGGCCGCGCCCCCGGCCGACGCTCTGGCACAGCTGCTGGTGGGCGAGCTCTTCGAGCGGGCCGAGCCCAGGCTGAGCTGCCTGGTCGCCGAGCTGCCCGGCGGCGCGCTGGCCGGGTACGCCACCTGCACCGAGGAGTTCAGCACCTGGCAGGGGCGGCCGTATCTGCACCTGGACTGCCTGTACCTGCGCGACGAGCACCGCGGTCTCGGCCTCGGAGCCCGGCTGATCGACGCCGTCCTCGCCGAGGCCCGGGCCCGGCAGCTGGACGAGGTGCAGTGGAACACCCCCGCCTGGAACGAGGGCGCGATCCGCTTCTACGACCGGCTCGGTGCCACACGCAAGGAGAAGCAGCGCTACAGCCTTGCCGTGGAACCGGCCTGA
- a CDS encoding MXAN_6230/SCO0854 family RING domain-containing protein, protein MTSAAQAVADADLDTFLLRRRGAVHVPQQLGQPAADTWSSAGLTALDGDLLQRGYVLTAPLRTALAHLRPADLALLGSTLLARIDTLHGADRRHRPLFRDFPDSVPDDAQRHFSEQMRQFLLNQPNQPCVWCGRTGAQAGIGALAPCAHLVCADCLEALEADGPVRSCPVCGTELAAGRRLGPGRRPFSRRIVAPAVQQRSLVPLNLAQGADPSAAALAELDLLLTRRTPLSPQDREDLAALLALAPADLADRLPEEIPVRETKATVLAALVRRAPQQAEALLLARIDTANDVLRLLWALSGAEPDLLPANAPRLRNLPRPLRRSLLAALDALPLAQLAEDLRRRRQAWLRAGELLHPSEHRRRHPTVAAAFALLRQTDLDAHPAGAELLDPPAPLRVDSGPGRTTRLGFTGFAGRVETLLATGDLAGATELLATRPGELTRRLHHLLRVHAIMAPGTPLPDSFLRTVAAALRPVAPGPLLGAYGRLRGPRVQGERRLYFPRGTVALAHAREDHGVVVPAELSAPVCALIEAELVRRAGAGAERYETALLDEGLADLVVPFAERAAAKVLVPVPRGSVQPLPDGAALRLFLHWTQPEGLRVDLDLSIALYDADWRFVGLCDYTALVYRDRAAVHSGDFVDAPPPHGATEFVDLDLARLGAAGARHAVVVVFSYNDVAFEELTDAFTGFMELPAAQTHFDPKAVRQRMDLAGAAKVCVPMIVDLAERRYTWTDLNTAATVGFHDVRRHQEKVGQLCADVLAHFAPGARATLWDLACAVAAAGSREVLVRGRDGATVRTWRRGESEPVDAFAARLRALRSPDAERRTSGAELSARLAGTEAFLGLVDGDLPAPPALSGTGYRLYQGPLDAAPDTFRRLAAGDLVARFAPQESR, encoded by the coding sequence ATGACCAGCGCCGCCCAGGCCGTCGCCGACGCAGACCTCGACACCTTCCTGCTCCGCCGCCGCGGCGCCGTCCACGTGCCGCAACAGCTCGGGCAGCCCGCGGCCGACACCTGGAGCAGCGCCGGACTCACCGCCCTCGACGGCGACCTGCTCCAGCGCGGCTACGTGCTCACCGCCCCGCTGCGCACCGCGCTGGCCCACCTGCGCCCCGCCGACCTCGCCCTGCTCGGCAGCACCCTGCTGGCCCGGATCGACACCCTGCACGGCGCCGACCGGCGGCACCGACCGCTGTTCCGCGACTTCCCGGACAGCGTGCCCGACGACGCCCAGCGGCACTTCTCCGAGCAGATGCGCCAGTTCCTGCTGAACCAGCCGAACCAGCCGTGCGTGTGGTGCGGCCGCACCGGCGCCCAGGCGGGCATCGGAGCCCTCGCGCCCTGCGCCCACCTGGTCTGCGCCGACTGCCTGGAGGCCCTGGAGGCGGACGGCCCGGTGCGCAGCTGCCCGGTCTGCGGCACCGAACTGGCCGCCGGGCGCCGGCTCGGCCCCGGCCGCCGCCCCTTCTCGCGCCGCATCGTCGCACCGGCCGTCCAGCAGCGCAGTCTCGTCCCGCTGAACCTCGCCCAGGGCGCCGACCCGTCGGCCGCGGCCCTCGCCGAGCTCGACCTGCTGCTCACCCGCCGCACCCCGCTCTCCCCGCAGGACCGCGAGGACCTCGCCGCCCTGCTCGCCCTCGCCCCCGCGGACCTCGCCGACCGGCTGCCCGAGGAGATCCCCGTCCGGGAGACCAAGGCCACCGTCCTCGCCGCCCTGGTCCGCCGCGCGCCGCAGCAGGCCGAGGCCCTGCTGCTCGCCCGGATCGACACCGCGAATGACGTGCTCCGGCTGCTCTGGGCGCTGTCCGGGGCCGAACCCGACCTGCTGCCCGCGAACGCGCCCCGGCTGCGCAACCTGCCCCGCCCGCTGCGCCGTTCGCTGCTCGCCGCACTGGACGCGCTGCCGCTCGCCCAGCTCGCCGAGGACCTGCGGCGCCGCCGCCAGGCCTGGCTGCGGGCCGGCGAACTGCTGCACCCGTCCGAGCACCGCCGCCGCCACCCCACGGTGGCCGCCGCATTCGCGCTGCTGCGGCAGACCGATCTGGACGCGCACCCGGCCGGCGCCGAGCTCCTCGACCCGCCCGCCCCGCTGCGGGTGGACTCCGGCCCGGGGCGGACCACCCGGCTGGGGTTCACCGGCTTCGCGGGCCGGGTCGAGACACTGCTCGCCACGGGAGACCTGGCCGGCGCCACCGAACTGCTGGCCACCCGGCCGGGCGAGCTGACCCGCCGCCTGCACCACCTGCTGCGGGTGCACGCCATCATGGCCCCCGGGACCCCGCTGCCCGACTCCTTCCTGCGGACGGTCGCCGCGGCCCTGCGCCCGGTGGCGCCGGGCCCGCTGCTCGGCGCGTACGGACGGCTGCGCGGCCCGCGCGTCCAGGGCGAGCGGCGGCTGTACTTCCCGCGCGGCACCGTCGCGCTCGCCCACGCCCGGGAGGACCACGGCGTCGTCGTCCCGGCCGAACTCAGCGCCCCGGTCTGCGCGTTGATCGAGGCCGAGCTGGTGCGGCGGGCCGGCGCCGGCGCCGAGCGGTACGAGACGGCGCTGCTGGACGAGGGACTGGCCGACCTGGTCGTCCCGTTCGCGGAGCGAGCCGCCGCCAAGGTGCTGGTGCCGGTACCGCGCGGCAGCGTCCAGCCGCTGCCCGACGGCGCGGCGCTGCGACTGTTCCTGCACTGGACGCAACCCGAGGGGCTCAGGGTCGACCTCGACCTGTCGATCGCCCTCTACGACGCCGACTGGCGGTTCGTGGGCCTGTGCGACTACACCGCCCTGGTGTACCGGGACCGGGCCGCCGTCCACTCCGGGGACTTCGTCGACGCGCCGCCGCCGCACGGCGCGACCGAGTTCGTCGACCTGGACCTGGCGCGGCTCGGTGCCGCGGGCGCCCGCCACGCCGTGGTGGTCGTCTTCAGCTACAACGACGTCGCCTTCGAGGAACTGACCGACGCCTTCACCGGGTTCATGGAACTCCCGGCCGCACAGACCCACTTCGACCCGAAGGCCGTCCGCCAGCGGATGGACCTGGCGGGGGCGGCGAAGGTCTGTGTCCCGATGATCGTCGACCTGGCGGAGCGCCGGTACACCTGGACCGATCTGAACACCGCCGCCACGGTGGGTTTCCACGACGTCCGCCGCCATCAGGAGAAGGTCGGACAGCTCTGCGCCGACGTCCTCGCGCACTTCGCCCCCGGCGCCCGGGCCACCCTCTGGGACCTGGCCTGCGCGGTGGCCGCGGCCGGCTCCCGGGAGGTCCTCGTCCGGGGCCGCGACGGCGCCACCGTCCGGACCTGGCGGCGCGGTGAGAGCGAGCCGGTCGACGCGTTCGCGGCCCGGCTGCGCGCCCTGCGCTCCCCGGACGCCGAGCGGCGGACGTCCGGTGCCGAGCTCTCCGCCCGGCTGGCCGGCACCGAAGCCTTCCTCGGGCTGGTCGACGGCGACCTCCCCGCCCCGCCGGCCCTCTCCGGAACGGGCTACCGCCTCTATCAGGGCCCGCTCGACGCCGCTCCCGACACCTTCCGCCGGCTCGCCGCCGGTGACCTGGTCGCCCGCTTCGCCCCGCAGGAGAGCCGATGA
- a CDS encoding ABC transporter permease yields MTATATATAAAPGYRPGRTLPLRVEAVRQLRRRRTMVIGGVLAAMPLIVLAAFQIGGPPGRADRTSFIELATASGPNFAATLLFMGTGFLLVIPMALFCGDTVASEASWSSLRYLLAAPVPRARLLARKFTVGLAFSAAAVVLLPLVGLAVGTAAYGWGDLRLPTGVSLPASVALPRLALAVAFVVLSELVVGALAFWLSTATDAPLGAVGGAVFLSIVTGVLDAITALGGLREWLPAHWQYAWADALQPQLEWGGMVQGVSLSVSYSVVLLALAFRGFARKDVVS; encoded by the coding sequence ATGACCGCCACCGCCACCGCCACCGCTGCCGCCCCCGGCTACCGCCCCGGCCGGACCCTGCCCCTGCGGGTCGAGGCCGTCCGCCAACTGCGCCGCCGCCGGACCATGGTGATCGGCGGGGTGCTCGCGGCGATGCCGCTCATCGTGCTGGCCGCCTTCCAGATCGGCGGCCCGCCCGGCCGCGCGGACCGGACCAGCTTCATCGAGCTGGCCACCGCCTCCGGGCCCAACTTCGCCGCCACCCTGCTCTTCATGGGCACCGGCTTCCTGCTGGTCATCCCGATGGCGCTGTTCTGCGGCGACACGGTGGCCTCCGAGGCCAGCTGGTCCTCGCTGCGCTACCTGCTGGCCGCGCCGGTGCCCCGGGCCCGGCTGCTGGCCCGCAAGTTCACCGTCGGGCTGGCCTTCTCGGCGGCCGCCGTCGTCCTGCTGCCCCTGGTCGGGCTCGCGGTCGGCACCGCCGCGTACGGCTGGGGCGACCTCAGGCTGCCCACCGGCGTCAGCCTGCCCGCCTCGGTCGCGCTGCCCCGGCTCGCGCTCGCGGTGGCCTTCGTCGTGCTGAGCGAACTCGTCGTCGGCGCCCTGGCGTTCTGGCTCTCCACCGCCACCGACGCCCCGCTCGGCGCGGTCGGCGGGGCCGTCTTCCTCTCCATCGTCACCGGCGTCCTGGACGCCATCACCGCTCTCGGCGGACTGCGCGAGTGGCTGCCCGCCCACTGGCAGTACGCCTGGGCGGACGCGCTCCAACCGCAGCTGGAGTGGGGCGGCATGGTGCAGGGCGTCTCGCTCTCCGTCAGCTACTCCGTGGTGCTGCTGGCGCTGGCGTTCCGCGGCTTCGCCCGCAAGGACGTGGTGTCCTGA